A region of Subtercola boreus DNA encodes the following proteins:
- a CDS encoding carboxypeptidase-like regulatory domain-containing protein has product MTAIVLRGAPKRFTVATFITILALLALVFVAPQAAQAATGIGGVQVLDAASKPVVGARVSLTSTTQSYTFDFATDSAGVATFTKNPVFSSMLFTVYVAPKAGSGLLPGYWDGKPSGQTAPQTITPGGAKLKYVAKAGTAASIAGTVTGSGTPAVALAGVKVTALTATGLEAGSATTSSTGGYKVSGLSVDSYTLRFDNTNAAYASTTWWKNKPAQQSADVFPVAAGQSLTGQNIVLDKVTTISGTVKGSAATPVALANVYVTAYADTGFTAGSTSTSATGKYVLVLPAGGTYKLLFNNYQNDDFLSSTWWRNKQTQETADTITVASGKQSTGNNIVLDKVASISGTVTGAGTPAVPLMTSVTAYTTAGSYAGYGYADSTGAYTVSGLPAGSYKLFFNNSSNSTFVSSAWWKNKPTMALADVITVTSGQVVTGKNLTLPKGTSISGSVKGSGSPTTPLAGINVVAYPGDDNTYAASAYTDSAGNYTLPGLLAGSYKLKFYNNASTSFVSSGWYNNQPTREKATVVTLTAGTPVTGRSFVLAKSASISGTVTGAGTPATPLPNVNVTAYTRAGDYVGSGFTDASGQYVISGLAADTYRLQFRNNYSNQAFESQTWWKNKPTADLADPITLAAGATRAGTDITLAKAVVISGTVTDASGSGVSGVTVPVWRLVNGSYLRLTDFYNPGTDSSGRYTLPGLSPGSYKVGFTDYSTGNSLDGTGGVKYQDEFWNDKATLTAATPIPLTAGQTATSNASLSNKLLTFTKTAVPTVTGTTQVGKRLTATPGTWTPAPETFTYQWKSGGVAISGARSSSYVATSADVGKTLTVSVTGSKTGYKPVTTTSLATGKIVP; this is encoded by the coding sequence ATGACGGCCATTGTTCTGCGGGGCGCACCGAAACGATTCACTGTTGCGACCTTCATCACCATACTGGCCCTCCTCGCCCTTGTCTTCGTCGCCCCGCAGGCGGCGCAGGCGGCCACGGGCATCGGTGGCGTGCAGGTTCTCGATGCCGCGAGCAAACCCGTGGTCGGGGCGCGTGTCTCGCTGACGAGCACGACCCAGTCGTACACCTTCGACTTCGCCACCGACTCCGCGGGGGTGGCAACCTTCACGAAGAACCCCGTGTTCTCGTCGATGTTGTTCACCGTCTACGTCGCGCCGAAGGCCGGCTCGGGACTGCTCCCCGGCTACTGGGACGGCAAGCCGAGCGGCCAGACCGCGCCGCAGACCATCACCCCCGGCGGCGCGAAACTGAAGTATGTCGCGAAGGCCGGCACCGCAGCATCCATCGCCGGCACCGTGACAGGATCGGGCACCCCGGCCGTCGCCCTGGCAGGGGTGAAGGTCACGGCGCTGACCGCGACAGGGCTCGAAGCAGGTTCGGCCACCACGTCGAGCACGGGCGGCTACAAGGTCTCCGGCCTCTCCGTCGATTCCTACACCCTGAGGTTCGACAACACGAACGCGGCCTACGCTTCGACCACCTGGTGGAAGAACAAGCCGGCCCAACAGTCCGCGGACGTCTTCCCGGTCGCCGCTGGCCAGTCCCTCACCGGCCAGAACATCGTGCTCGACAAGGTCACCACGATCAGCGGCACCGTGAAGGGGTCTGCGGCGACGCCGGTCGCGCTGGCGAACGTCTACGTCACCGCGTACGCCGACACGGGGTTCACCGCCGGCTCGACCTCGACGAGCGCGACGGGCAAGTATGTGCTCGTGCTGCCCGCCGGAGGCACCTACAAGCTTCTGTTCAACAACTACCAGAACGACGACTTCCTCTCCTCCACCTGGTGGCGGAACAAGCAGACCCAGGAGACCGCCGACACGATCACCGTCGCCTCGGGCAAGCAGTCCACGGGCAACAACATCGTGCTCGACAAGGTGGCCTCGATCTCCGGAACGGTGACGGGCGCTGGCACTCCCGCTGTTCCGCTCATGACGTCGGTCACCGCCTACACGACAGCCGGAAGCTACGCCGGCTACGGCTACGCCGATTCCACCGGCGCGTACACCGTGTCGGGGCTCCCGGCCGGCTCGTACAAGCTCTTCTTCAACAACTCCTCCAACAGCACCTTCGTCTCGAGTGCGTGGTGGAAGAACAAACCGACGATGGCGCTGGCGGACGTCATCACCGTGACGAGCGGGCAGGTGGTCACCGGCAAGAACCTCACGCTCCCGAAGGGCACTTCGATCTCGGGCAGTGTGAAGGGTTCCGGTTCACCGACGACGCCCCTGGCGGGGATCAACGTCGTGGCCTACCCGGGCGACGACAACACCTACGCGGCCTCGGCGTACACGGACTCCGCCGGGAACTACACGCTGCCGGGCCTGCTTGCGGGCTCCTACAAGCTGAAGTTCTACAACAACGCGAGCACCTCGTTCGTCTCGTCCGGCTGGTACAACAACCAGCCCACGCGGGAGAAGGCCACCGTCGTCACGCTGACCGCGGGCACACCGGTCACGGGCAGGAGCTTCGTGCTCGCCAAGTCGGCGTCGATCTCCGGCACGGTCACGGGCGCGGGCACACCGGCCACGCCCCTGCCGAACGTCAATGTGACGGCCTACACGCGAGCCGGGGACTATGTCGGCAGCGGATTCACGGATGCCTCGGGCCAGTACGTCATCTCGGGACTCGCCGCTGACACGTACAGGCTCCAGTTCCGGAACAACTATTCGAACCAGGCGTTCGAGTCGCAGACGTGGTGGAAGAACAAGCCGACCGCCGACCTGGCCGACCCCATCACCCTCGCAGCAGGCGCCACCCGCGCGGGCACCGACATCACACTCGCGAAGGCCGTGGTGATCAGCGGAACGGTGACCGACGCGTCAGGCAGCGGTGTCTCGGGTGTCACCGTGCCGGTATGGCGTCTCGTGAACGGCAGCTACCTGAGACTGACCGACTTCTACAACCCGGGCACCGACTCGTCGGGCCGCTACACGCTCCCCGGCCTGTCGCCCGGAAGCTACAAGGTCGGGTTCACCGACTACTCCACCGGCAACAGCCTCGACGGCACCGGCGGCGTCAAGTACCAGGACGAGTTCTGGAACGACAAGGCGACCCTCACCGCGGCCACGCCGATCCCGCTGACAGCGGGGCAGACCGCCACCTCGAACGCCTCCCTCTCGAACAAGCTGCTCACCTTCACGAAGACGGCGGTGCCGACCGTCACCGGCACGACCCAGGTGGGCAAGAGGCTCACGGCGACACCCGGCACGTGGACCCCGGCTCCCGAGACGTTCACCTACCAATGGAAGTCGGGCGGCGTCGCGATTTCGGGGGCGCGATCCAGTTCGTACGTCGCGACGAGCGCCGACGTGGGGAAGACGCTGACCGTGAGCGTGACCGGGTCGAAGACGGGGTACAAGCCGGTGACGACGACCAGCCTCGCGACGGGGAAGATCGTTCCCTAG
- a CDS encoding NYN domain-containing protein: MTEPSDSRVGLYIDFDNIVISRYQQLHGRQAFQRDGIRDFDRSKQGADPEVAARLAAATVDFDAIIDFAASFGTMVVNRAYADWSVPVNASYQRQLMSRAVDLTQLFTTTTRGTKNGADIRLAVDVVEDLFRLPDLTHVIIVAGDSDYIALAQKSKRLGRFVVGIGVAGSTSTSLAAACDEFEDYDSLPGIQKVTVVPPSGDTADGDTGAAASGSRSSRRRRSGAPDAAGSTEPAESEPAATAPAPRRVSTIPMFSHTEDVAFDEPDQADDVDPQTFATELLLRALQIGHAKGDAEEWLNTGTVKNQMRRMDPSFNEKPLGYRSFTDFLSSRDDVAELSEEGPQRLIRLRPSADA, encoded by the coding sequence ATCCGCGACTTCGACCGCTCGAAGCAGGGCGCCGATCCTGAGGTCGCCGCACGCCTCGCCGCGGCCACCGTCGACTTCGACGCCATCATCGACTTCGCCGCCTCGTTCGGCACCATGGTCGTGAACCGGGCCTACGCCGACTGGTCGGTGCCCGTCAACGCGAGCTACCAGCGCCAGCTCATGTCGCGCGCCGTCGACCTCACCCAGCTCTTCACCACGACCACCCGCGGCACCAAGAACGGTGCAGACATCCGGCTCGCCGTCGATGTGGTCGAAGACCTGTTCCGCCTGCCCGACCTGACCCACGTGATCATCGTCGCCGGCGACTCCGACTACATCGCCCTCGCCCAGAAGTCGAAGCGTCTCGGCCGGTTCGTCGTGGGTATCGGCGTCGCGGGTTCGACGAGCACGTCGCTGGCCGCGGCGTGCGACGAGTTCGAGGACTACGACTCGCTCCCGGGCATCCAGAAGGTGACGGTCGTGCCGCCCTCAGGCGATACGGCCGACGGGGATACAGGCGCAGCGGCCTCGGGTTCGCGGTCGTCGCGGCGCCGCCGATCGGGGGCTCCGGATGCTGCGGGGTCGACCGAACCGGCGGAATCCGAGCCCGCCGCCACGGCCCCTGCGCCGCGCCGGGTGTCGACGATCCCGATGTTCTCGCACACCGAAGATGTCGCGTTCGACGAGCCCGACCAGGCCGACGACGTGGATCCGCAGACCTTCGCGACCGAACTGCTGCTCCGCGCGCTGCAGATCGGACACGCCAAGGGCGACGCCGAGGAGTGGCTGAACACGGGCACGGTGAAGAACCAGATGCGCCGGATGGATCCGTCGTTCAACGAGAAGCCGCTCGGCTACCGCTCGTTCACCGACTTCCTCTCGTCGCGGGACGACGTGGCCGAGCTCAGCGAGGAGGGGCCGCAGCGCCTCATCCGGTTGCGCCCGAGCGCCGACGCCTGA